DNA sequence from the Manihot esculenta cultivar AM560-2 chromosome 11, M.esculenta_v8, whole genome shotgun sequence genome:
CTTTGAGCAACCAAACGGAGCTAACAGTGTTGATGGTAATGAATCTGCTAATGATGCAGAACTGTTGTTGCATATGAACCTCAACATGTTAAGGAATTGAGTATCAAGAGAAGGATCAGGTTTATTAGTCCCATTATAGTTGTAGAGACGGTTTCTGAAAAATTTGCAGTGGATCATTCCAATGCTGTGACCACCTAGAAGCAACACAAGGAAACAATTTTGTAAAAGTAacaattattttccttttcttttttcctcatttctcttccttttttatctccttttctattttctctctcctctatcggaaaaattcattttttttaaattgaaaattaaaaataaaaaaaataaaactaacacACTTATTATTAAGTTAAATATTAAGTTAAATATTTGAATGGGTCGAAGAAATTCATTTTAATTCCaaatagaatttattttttataaaattaataagccAAATTTATAAGGTAGTCTCTGAGATTTAATAGAtctataacttaatttttttttattttaatataacttattattttaatataaataacttagtttaaagttttattttattaaaattaattattaaattataagaatttaatctttcaaattttatttttataatagttaattttttaattttaatatttgcgCTAAATTTAGatgattattttgttaataaataaaaatttagaaaataagtttttatttacagaaaataatttatagttgaaaaatatttttaataaaataatttatattttattatttaattttaatttaaaaatagggaaaattactttttaatccctgaggtatagcgtaattaacggattcgtccctctatttttagaatccAACACTTTCATCCTTAAGGTTtaattccgttaaaattagagatCTCTCCGTCAAAAATGCCTTTAGTGACAAATAAAATGACTGAACTACCTTTTTAGAACCCAACACTTTAAttcctgaaatttaatttctataaatttataggTCTCTCTTTtaaagaattgaagaaaaaaatatgttttcgtccctaagatattacataattaatatatttgtccctctatttttcaAATGCAACATTTTACcccctgaaatttaatttcgtcaaaatttaaggaagaaaatctcaaactccATCTCTATgaacaatttaaaatttcaataaatttatgaTTTCAATTCAGTAAAggtaataaaaatcaaaatatataaaatttaaattattaaaaataaaaaattaaaactcaatataaattgtttttatAATGTCATTCGCCGTCAATCACTGCTCAccatttgaaaaattcattaaaacatttttaacattttaaaaagtctactaattagactttccgttaattttaattattaaatattataaaaaaaatttaaaataccccTGATATggagggactaattagtaaactttttaataatttgagggaccaactaataattttttttctaaactttagggactaaatagtaaaatatttagtaataaaattaatagagaaactaactaacagactttttaaaatgtcaaggacattttaatatacttttcaaaattgagggactaaataatgagtttttccatactatagagattaaatagtaatttctcattttattattgataagggtatttttggaatcatatttattctctttcctttgacCGAGTGAAAATCATTGATTTAACAGAAATGTTTTACAAAGAGATCTTGATTTTTAACGGAATTAAAGTGTTagattctaaaaatagaggtataaatccattaattatgctatatctcagaaattaaaaagtaattttttctaaaaaaatatttcatcactttattttttcatacatattaaaaaatataaattcttttattaacttttcaattatacccattttaaatatattaagtttTGTTAAATACTAAAAATGACATAAGagatttttttgaaaaagagataaaattaaatagaattataatattcaatttatatacttttacggtctaaacaataaaaattatcaacaaTTATTTTgagacaataaaaaataaaagaaatacttttctttaaataattaaattgctaAATTTTGCTGTATCTCCAAGACTAAACTGTAAAATTAGCCGAAGTAAAATAAGAGAATGTATAGAAAATGGAGCTGCTAAATATGACTTGGGAAAATTATATGTTTGAAATGTGATTGTAGCAATGACAGCATTTGGAATTACCTAGAACTACATGTACGAGGACTATTTTACGACGACATGTACGAGGACTATTCTATGTAAACTTAATTTTGCATTATATATAAGCTTGCCTATACGCCTCAGCTTCCAAAGCATCACAGATCGATAACAAAAAAAACTACTAGAATTTCTGCAACAATGGCCCAGGCTGATCAGCTACTTCTACTGGATTTGCATCCTAGCCCTTTCGCAGCAAGGGTGAGAATAGCCTTGGCTGAAAAGGGATTAAAGTATGAGTCCAAAGAAGAAGATTTGAGCAACAAGAGCCCTCTTCTTCTCAAGATGAACCCAGTTCAAAAGCAAATCCCAGTGTTGATCCATAATGGCAGACCCATTTGTGAATCAATGTCAATAGTTGAATAGATTGATGAAATCTGGAACCACAAATCTCCATTATTGCCTTCTGATCCTTACCAACGAGCACATGCCAGGTTCTGGGCTGACTATATCGACAAGAAGGTCAGTTAACTAAGCTCTAAATTCTTTTTATCTTTTGTTGGCAATTATTGAAATTGGATTGCCTGCAGATTTACCCAATTAGGCGGATGCTGTGGGCATCAAAAGGCGAAAGGAAAGAAGCTTCAACGAAGGAGTTGATTGAATGCTTTAAAACATTGGAGGGAGAGCTTGGAGACAAGGCTTACTTCGGAGGTGAAAGCTTCGGCTATGTAGATGTGGCGCTCCTCATTCCATTCTATAGCATGTTTTACGCATTTGAGAAACTGGGAAACTTTAGCATGGCGGTGGAGTCCCCTAAGCTCCTGGAGTGGGCTCAGAGATGCTTGCAGAAGGAGAGTGTGGCTAAGTCTTTATGCGAGCCTAGCAAGGTTTATGAAGTTGTTTTGGAGATAAGGAAGAAGTTGGGGGCTGAGTAGAGACCTTCCATGAGAGCAAAGCTAGCTGCTTGATATACTCTTTTGCACACTAGAGTGTGTTTCTGTTTCAGTGTTCTTGTATTGAAATCTGTTTTCATTtccaaataattaataaattggctgaaaataaaaatttcataaatattattttatttttttaactttatgtagttttttttctttatttttttatgaacacCCAATAATTTCATTGTTCAGaagatgtgatttttgaacaccCTAACGCTTGAACCCTAAGTAAATTCAAACTTAAAGAGTTTGTATTTCTACATAAACTTGTTAAAGATTTTGTAGAATCCAAATACAATTTCATGGCTAAATTTTTCTCGGAAAGGTATATATATTAATGCAGCTATTTTGACTTGGAAATATTATATAAGCATGGCTTGCTGGGTTAGTTGAACATTGACGTGAGCAATGACAACATTTGAAAGCTACAAAATTCCTCAACCAAATGAAATTGCAATATAAAAAAGCTTGCCTAGGCCTCAATTTCATAGTAATCTCACAGAGAAAACAATTCCCACATCTACTATATCCACTTTTCTTCTCAATTTCTGCAATAATGTCCCAGGCCGACGAGCTAATTCTATTGGAGTGGTACCCTAGTCCTTTCGCAGCAAGGGTGAGGATAGCCTTGGCTGAAAAGGGATTAAATTATGAGTCCAGACCAGAAGATTTAACCAACAAGAGCCCTCTTCTTCTACAGATGAACCCAGTTAACAAGCAAATCCCAGTGTTGATCCATAATGGCAGACCCATTTGCGAGTCAACGGTAATAGTACAATACATCGACGAAGTCTGGAACCACAAGTCTCCATTGTTCCCCTCTGATCCTCACCAACGAGCGCATTCCAAATTCTGGGCTGACTATGTCGATAAGAAGGTCagttaattaaatttcattttctaCGTAAAAAATTGAAGTACTATAAGATTGATCTCACTTTCCTTTGCAATGGGTATCCATAGATTTTTGGTGGAGGGATGCAGTTGGCAGCATCAAAAGGGGAAGTGAAAGAAGCTGCAAAGAAGTATCTGATTGGGTGCTTTGAAACACTGGAGGAAGAGCTTGGAGACAAGCCTTTCTTCGGAGGTGAAAGTTTCGGCTACGTTGATTTGGTCCTCATTCCATGCCATAGCTTGTTCTATACATATGAGAGCTTGGGAAATTTGAGCATGGCAGAGGAGTGCCCAAAGATTGTGGACTGGGCGCAGAGATGCTTGCAAAAGGAGAGTGTCTCTAAGTCTTTATGTGATCAGCAGAAGTTTTATGCTATTATCTCGGAGATAAGCAGAAGCGGATCTGCATGGACTTCAGTCCAAAAATTCTTAGACAAACTTGATCTACTACAAAATTCataagttttaattaataaaactgTATTGTGTTTCCATAATTATCAATaaacatataattaatgaaGAATTCCTTTGGTTTATAAATGGTGATTTGGTCTATATATCATAGTGTGGAAACCCAAAAGCCTCAATAGATCTAACAGGAATTAGTACAGATAGCTCACTTCCATTATAGCATTTGTTGAACTAGTGTTTGAGATAATTGCTTCTGCTCTGGACACTAATTTACAACGCAACAACAGAATTCTATTCGAGTTCTTCAAAATTTCAAATGTGCAAGAACAGAACCCCAAAAACCAGTAGAGAGGAAGCTCAACAAGTAATAGAGTTTCCCTTCTCTCATGCCATCTTTGAACAATTGACCCGGACCTGTCCATCTGAACCTGTCAAGACTTGGAGATTGGAGAGCTTCACCATTGCTCGTGCAAAATCTCGGCGGAAAAGAGAGACATCTGAAGCGTATGCATTCACCCATTTGGCAGTTTCTTCCCCAGACATCAGTTGTTGATCGGAAACTAGGATTCCTCTACCTTGTAGAAGAGTCCGGTAATACAATCTGCCAAAATCTACTCCAGGTCCCTCATAAGCCATATTGATTCCTGGCTCCTCAAGCGAAGACAGTTGTGTGCTACTTCTCGGCTTCTCAGAAGTTGAAGACTGTGATCCCATACAGTCAGGTGATGATGCTTTTGATAATAACTTTGAGCAACCAAACGGAGCTACCAGTGTTGATGGTAATGAATCTGCTAATGATGCAGAACTGTTGTTGCATATGAACCTCAAAATGTTAAGGAATTGAGTATCGAGAGAAGGATCAGGTTTATTAGTCCCATTATAGTTGTAGAGACGGTTAATGAAAAATTTGCAGTGGATCATTCCAATGCTGTGACCACCTAGAAGCAACACAAGGaaacatttattatttatacaatGTGCAATCAAGAGATTGAGGAACATAGTGGGGGAAGAGTAATACCCAAGAGACTGACAGTTTCTCTTTGATCAAATCCCTTAGATGCAAAAGATGCAAGGGTTTCAGGTAGCTGAGCTTGGGGTGAAGGAAGCTTCAATGTCGCCTCATCTGGGAAAGAATGAGTAGAATCTCTTCTGCCAGTGAACACTGGATAGAATGGACCACCACTCTGAAATTCACAAATTCAGTGAGACTCTCGGAGAGACAGAGAAGGGAGGTGGGCGGCGGAGATATATACCTGAACAACACCTTCTCTGGCCGCTAAAACAACAATATCAGCACAAGAAACAACTCCAGGGCATACTTCTTCAATCTGTgactttattttgttaattatatcAAATCCTTTCAGATTTAGATTGGGTGATGATTCTTTCTCAGATTTTAAGCCTCCAGCAGGATCCAGTAAAATAGAAGCATCACACCCCTGCACAACTTGCATtgataaagtaaataaatcaaatttacaCTGGTTCAGATAACAGCAAATGAAGCATAGAAATATAAAATGAGGAATCAAGAAATCCCAACACTGAACAAAATTTGTGAACCAGATTGAAAGAGATTTTAGCTTCAACACAGAACTGTAAATACATGGGTTGTCTTAAAGTACTAATCAAAATTGGAGACTGAACCAAACacattataaaatgaaattggATCAAGACTCACAGaggagaattaaaaaaaaaaaaaaagagagaaataaaCTTACAATGAAATAGTATTACCAGCGGAAAAGCCAAACAAAATTACCACTAGGATATACTAGTATTACAAAACCCACATCAGAGTCCATCGATAATTGAGATGCCAATATGATAAAAGGGGGAAAACAAGAACAAGAGAAAACGCCAAAACCGGAAAGCAAAAATTTTGCTAAAACACAGATCAACTTAATTTGGCCAAAAAACCCAGAAACCAAGAAAAAATTcaagaagaacaagaaagaaagATCATGACCTCAATGAAACAATCATGGAAGGCAAGTCTCAAGAGAGCAGCAGCGACACTGGACTTGACTCTGTTAATATCCCGAACCAACTCTCGAACGATGTTCTCAGCTTGTGGGCAGGAATTACGGTAAAAATCATACGACAGTGAGCCCCGAGAATGGCCATCTTCTTCATCCTCCATAGACAAGAATAATGAAGGACACAAATCCCAGGAAGAAGGAAACCTATTGGTTGCAGTGCAAAAAGTCGAAGAACCTTTCTTGGTCTCTGCATTTTGGTTCTTGAGAGATATCAAGATACagataaagaaaaagaggaagctAAGCTTCTTCATATTTGCAACTTCAAAGATTACATTCAGCATTTTCTAGCTTCGATTATCTTCAAATCGATTGATTTTTTCTCTTCACTCGTGGGTTTGTGTTCTGGGCGTCGCAACTGGCATATTGCAAGCTCGCACGGGATTGAAACGAAATTATAAGAAATGGAGGGAAATGCCATGGTAACTAATAGTTTGTTAGGTTAAGTACAACTTGTAATAGGACGAGAATGCCCTCGAACTTAAGTGGATACTGGCCGTTGATTGCGTGATAGGACCAAGCACACACAGACGATAGATGGACAGGATtacatttaattattatgttttttttttttaaatgcagTCCACGCCAGGAAAATTCTTTTGCTATTAAACACTCCTCTCAtcatttctattaattttttatatatgttttgaGATTATTGAGATAGGATTTTTATGTGTATGTAAGCTCGATCCTTTCAGgtattgctttttttttattattttctttttgcttgCTAGTGGTGTCTAGCGGTCTCTCTGCTACAGTGATATCTGTCTCTGTCAGGCGAGCTCATACTGTCAGTTGCCATACTTATGTCAAGCGGTCATTTAACTTTTTTGAGTGCAGATGCGGATAAAGCTGTGAAAGGATGGGGTTTGCTCATCTCTTTCCATATCTCTTTTTTGGATCGGCCTCTTTCTTACTGGATTTGGGCTCGCAGACGATACGACCTATCTTTCATGCTAAATCTTAGGTCGAAACCACTTAGCAGACCTGTCTAGGGGCGTTCCAAACTCAAAACCTGATCTGCTTTTGTGTGTCCTGATTCAACCCAAAGGGAGTGCGAAGCCCAGGATTATCAAATACAACCTCTCATggattattatttgaaatttttcttaatatttaataaaattaaatatttttaaaataagtatatttaaaaattaaaaaaatattttttttaatatgtaaaaaaataaaatgataaaaattataaaacgaaGAGGGTTACTCA
Encoded proteins:
- the LOC110625797 gene encoding putative Peroxidase 48, producing MLNVIFEVANMKKLSFLFFFICILISLKNQNAETKKGSSTFCTATNRFPSSWDLCPSLFLSMEDEEDGHSRGSLSYDFYRNSCPQAENIVRELVRDINRVKSSVAAALLRLAFHDCFIEGCDASILLDPAGGLKSEKESSPNLNLKGFDIINKIKSQIEEVCPGVVSCADIVVLAAREGVVQSGGPFYPVFTGRRDSTHSFPDEATLKLPSPQAQLPETLASFASKGFDQRETVSLLGGHSIGMIHCKFFINRLYNYNGTNKPDPSLDTQFLNILRFICNNSSASLADSLPSTLVAPFGCSKLLSKASSPDCMGSQSSTSEKPRSSTQLSSLEEPGINMAYEGPGVDFGRLYYRTLLQGRGILVSDQQLMSGEETAKWVNAYASDVSLFRRDFARAMVKLSNLQVLTGSDGQVRVNCSKMA
- the LOC110625798 gene encoding probable glutathione S-transferase parC gives rise to the protein MSQADELILLEWYPSPFAARVRIALAEKGLNYESRPEDLTNKSPLLLQMNPVNKQIPVLIHNGRPICESTVIVQYIDEVWNHKSPLFPSDPHQRAHSKFWADYVDKKIFGGGMQLAASKGEVKEAAKKYLIGCFETLEEELGDKPFFGGESFGYVDLVLIPCHSLFYTYESLGNLSMAEECPKIVDWAQRCLQKESVSKSLCDQQKFYAIISEISRSGSAWTSVQKFLDKLDLLQNS